AGGAAGTAAAGCTTATATTATATCATCATTAGATGATATAGCCTGGCTTTTTAATATTAGAGGAAACGATGTTAAAAATACGCCAGTAGTTTTATCATACGCACTAATTGATGAGGATAGAGCAATACTTTATATAGATGTAGAAAAAATTTCCGATTCAGATAAAGAAGCTTTATCTAGAGAAGGAATTATAATAAAAAATTATGAGGATGTATTCGAAGATATAAAAGAAATAAAGGACAGTATCATATTTGATTCGGACAAAGTAAGTGCCTATATATATGAACAAATTAATAATGATGTTAAGAAAATAGAAGAGTTAAATATAACTACAAAATTAAAAGCAATAAAGAATGAAACAGAAATAAATAGCCTTAAAAATTGCCAGCTTAAGGATGGAGTTGCAATGGTAAGGTTTATAAAATGGATTAAGGATAACGTAGGAGAAGAAGTTATTACAGAACTTTCATTAGCTGACAAGTTGTGTGAAATAAGAAGTAAAGGTGAATTATTTATAGAAGAAAGCTTTGCTACAATTGCAGGGTACAAGGAACATGCAGCAATGATGCATTATTCAGCAACAGAAGAAAGTGCATATGAGTTAAAAAAAGAAGGGATATTGCTAGTTGATAGTGGTGGACAATACTTCGATGGAACTACAGATATTACTCGTAGCATTATTTTGGGAAAATTGACTGAAGAAGAAAAAAGAGATTTTACATTAGTATTAAAGGCGCATATTGGCCTTATGAAGGCTGTATTCTTAAAGGGAACAACAGGTTCTAATGTAGATATATTAAGTAGAAGGGTTTTATGGGAAGAAGGGCTAGATTATAAATGTGGAACAGGACATGGAGTAGGTTTCTGCTTAAGTGTTCATGAAGGACCACAAACAATAAGGCCAATTCCAAATACAGTAGAGTTAGAACCAGGAATGATATTAACTAATGAACCAGGAATATATAGAGAAGGAAAACATGGAATCAGAACAGAGAATATAATGCTAGTTGTTCCAGATAAAAAAGATGAAGAATTTGGAGAATTTTATAAATTTGAAACAATGTCATATTGTCCAATAGATTTAGAAGGAATTGATGTGAATTTACTAACAGATTATGAAAAAGAATGGTTGAATGATTACCATAAAGAAACTTATGAAAAATTAAGCCCATTTTTAAATGATGATGAAAAGCAATTCCTTAAAGAAGAAACTAAAGCAATATAATACATTTAAAGTTATTATTCTTAATATAGAAATTAAAAATAATTTCACTAATCAATTATAAATATATTATTGCACTTAATTCTAACAAATAGTATAATGTAAATAATTTGAGAATTAACAGGAAGTATTGTAATTTAAGTTAACTGCGTAAAATTATATTAAAAAATTCTGAAAGAATTTTACTTCAACTGTAAACTGTTAATTGTCCACAGGATACCCTGAAGGGCATAAATTTTTAATTGTATAAGATTGCGATGATGAGAAGAGTAGTAAAAGAATCATTCTATAAGAGAGCTAATACATGCTGAAAGTTAGCGTTTGTGAATTTTATGAAGATGGTCTTAGAGCATGTTTTTTGAGCCAAGATATTGGTTAGGGAAATACGGGCGCAACCGTTATATTGCAGGGTGATGATGGTCACCTAATAAGTTATTCATTGTGAAGTGAGTAAGAAATAGAGTGGTAACACGTATAATGCGTCTCTATATAGGTTTTAATATCCTATATAGAGGCTTTTTTATTATAAATGTAAAATCGCAGTGAAGTATTTTTTTAGATATATAAATACTCATTGGCTTAAAATAAGGAGGAACACAAATAATGTGTACAGATTGTAAAAAAACATATTATATTACTACACCAATTTATTATCCATCAACAAAGCTACATATAGGAAATACTTATACTACTGTAGCTGCGGATGCACTTGCAAGATTCAAAAGATTAACAGGCTATGATGTAATGTTTTTAACAGGAACAGATGAACATGGTCAAAAGATTCAAAGAATAGCTGAAGAAAAGGGAATTACACCAAAAGAGCATGTAGATGAAGTTGTTGCTGGTATTAAGGATCTTTGGAGCATGATGAATATAAGTTATGATAAGTTCATTAGAACTACTGATGATTATCATATTAAAGCTGTTCAAGATATATTTAAGAAATTATATGATCAAGGAGATATCTATAAGAGTTCTTATGAAGGGTGGTATTGTACACCTTGTGAATCATTTTGGACTGATACTCAATTGGTAGATGGAAACTGTCCTGATTGTGGAAGACCAGTTGAAAAATCAAAGGAAGAAGCTTATTTCTTTAAAATGAGTAAATATGCAGATAGATTAATAAAATATATTGAAGATCATCCGGATTTCATTCAACCAGAATCAAGAAAGAATGAAATGTTAAATAACTTCTTAAGACCAGGTCTTCAAGATCTTTGCGTATCAAGAACAAGCTTTAACTGGGGAGTTCCTGTAACTTTTGATGAAAGTCATGTTGTGTATGTTTGGATAGATGCATTATCAAACTATATAACTGCTCTTGGATATGGTCAAGATAACAAAGAATTATACGATAAATTCTGGCCAGCAGATGTGCATTTAATAGGAAAAGATATTTTAAGATTCCATACTATTTATTGGCCAATTATGTTAATGGCATTAGATTTACCACTTCCAAAGCAAGTATTTGGGCATGGATGGCTTCTTGTTGATGGTGGAAAGATGTCAAAATCTAAAGGAAATGTAGTTGATCCGGTTGTTCTTGTAAATGAATTTGGAGTAGATCCTGTAAGATATTATTTATTAAAGGAAATTCCATTTGGAGCAGATGGATTATTTAATAATGAGATATTTATAAAGAAGATAAATTCTGACCTTTGTAATGACTTAGGTAATCTTTTATCAAGAACAGTTGCAATGGTTGAAAAATATTTTGCTGGAGAAATGCCTGCACAAGTTGAAAAAGAAGCTATTGATGATGAATTAATAAGTTTAGCTTTAGCAGCGCCAGGAAAAATTGAAGCAGCAGTTAATGAATTAAATATACCACAAGCTTTAGAATATGTATTTGAATTAATAGGAAGAGCAAATAAGTATATAGATGAAACAACTCCATGGATATTAGCTAAGGATGAGGCTAAAAAAGCTAGACTTGGAACAGTTCTTTATAATTTAGCTGAAAGTCTTAGATTTGCATCAGTAATGATTTCAGCCTTCTTACCAGATACAGCTAAAAAGATCAATGAACAAATAAATACTTCAGAAATAGCATGGGAATCACTAAAAGCATTTGATGGAACAAAGGCTGGAACAAAAGTTGTTAAAACTGAAAACTTATTTCCAAGAATAGATGTTGATAAAAAGCTTGCAGAATTAGAAGCTTTAAGAGCGGCATCTCAACCAGCTAAGAGAGAAATAACTCCAATTAAAGAAGAAATCACGATTGAAGATTTTGAAAAAATTGATTTAAGAGTTGTTAAAGTATTAGCTTGTGAACAAATAAAAGGAGCTAAAAAATTATTAAAATTAAAAGTGGATTTAGGTGGAGAAGAAAGACAAGTGGTTTCAGGAATAGCAGTCCACTATAAACCAGAAGAATTAGTTGGAAAAAATGTTGTGCTAGTAGCTAATTTAAAACCTGTAAAACTTAGAGGTGAATTATCACAGGGAATGATTTTATGTGCTGCAACGGATGATGATAGCGTGTTAAAGGCTGTAGATCCAGGAGATCTAGAATCAGGAAGCATAGTAAGATAAGCAGGTAAGTGAAAGTACAAAAGTGATGCTCCAAATCTTGTATTTGGCTATAAGTGAAAGGTTCTTGGTTGCAGCATAGCTGCTTCTTTATAAGTGCAGAACTTTCTCTGTGAGCATCTATGATTTATATTCTTGAACTTAGTTAATTCATTTGTGAGTTGATCGCATATAAAAATAATTTTATATGATCACTTACTTTGTGTGGATTGATAATATGTTAGGAATGGAAGTTTCATATTTAATAAATGTAAAACAATAAAAGAACGTCTCACTTAGGGGAGTGAGACGTTCTATAACCATATATTAATGGTTAAAGGGGTAAATAATAATGCTTTAACTACTTTACAATTCATATTTTAAGATATGAATATGGCAATTAGGTGTCAAAAAAATTAATATTATATTAACTTAATTATTGAATTGAGGTATACAATATAAAGAAAGGATTTTATTTATGGAAGGAAAATATAAAATAATAGATAGTCATGCTCATTATGATGATGAAGCTTTTAATGAAGATAGGGAAGTAGTATTTGATGAGATTAGGAAAAATGGTGTTATTGGAGTTCTAAATTGTGCTGCATCATATGATAGCTTGAAAAGTACAGATAAATTGACTAGAGAGTATGATTTCATATTTGGTGCATTAGGAATACATCCAGAAAATGCAAATGATATGAAAGAAAATACGTTA
The window above is part of the Clostridium saccharoperbutylacetonicum N1-4(HMT) genome. Proteins encoded here:
- a CDS encoding aminopeptidase P family protein; the encoded protein is MKVSERIQKLRELMKKEKIDYYIVPSEDFHQSEYVAECFKARAYITGFTGSAGTALIGLEKAILWTDGRYFIQANQQLEGSGVELFKMRIPGWPTLEEWLMENVSEGQTLGFDGRVLPVNRYKDILKIKQNKNINIAMDKDLIEEIWTDKPEMPKEKVFILDTKYCGKSAKEKIQEVRNDMNKLGSKAYIISSLDDIAWLFNIRGNDVKNTPVVLSYALIDEDRAILYIDVEKISDSDKEALSREGIIIKNYEDVFEDIKEIKDSIIFDSDKVSAYIYEQINNDVKKIEELNITTKLKAIKNETEINSLKNCQLKDGVAMVRFIKWIKDNVGEEVITELSLADKLCEIRSKGELFIEESFATIAGYKEHAAMMHYSATEESAYELKKEGILLVDSGGQYFDGTTDITRSIILGKLTEEEKRDFTLVLKAHIGLMKAVFLKGTTGSNVDILSRRVLWEEGLDYKCGTGHGVGFCLSVHEGPQTIRPIPNTVELEPGMILTNEPGIYREGKHGIRTENIMLVVPDKKDEEFGEFYKFETMSYCPIDLEGIDVNLLTDYEKEWLNDYHKETYEKLSPFLNDDEKQFLKEETKAI
- the metG gene encoding methionine--tRNA ligase translates to MCTDCKKTYYITTPIYYPSTKLHIGNTYTTVAADALARFKRLTGYDVMFLTGTDEHGQKIQRIAEEKGITPKEHVDEVVAGIKDLWSMMNISYDKFIRTTDDYHIKAVQDIFKKLYDQGDIYKSSYEGWYCTPCESFWTDTQLVDGNCPDCGRPVEKSKEEAYFFKMSKYADRLIKYIEDHPDFIQPESRKNEMLNNFLRPGLQDLCVSRTSFNWGVPVTFDESHVVYVWIDALSNYITALGYGQDNKELYDKFWPADVHLIGKDILRFHTIYWPIMLMALDLPLPKQVFGHGWLLVDGGKMSKSKGNVVDPVVLVNEFGVDPVRYYLLKEIPFGADGLFNNEIFIKKINSDLCNDLGNLLSRTVAMVEKYFAGEMPAQVEKEAIDDELISLALAAPGKIEAAVNELNIPQALEYVFELIGRANKYIDETTPWILAKDEAKKARLGTVLYNLAESLRFASVMISAFLPDTAKKINEQINTSEIAWESLKAFDGTKAGTKVVKTENLFPRIDVDKKLAELEALRAASQPAKREITPIKEEITIEDFEKIDLRVVKVLACEQIKGAKKLLKLKVDLGGEERQVVSGIAVHYKPEELVGKNVVLVANLKPVKLRGELSQGMILCAATDDDSVLKAVDPGDLESGSIVR